In the Xanthobacteraceae bacterium genome, AGTTCTGCCATGCAGTGAGGCGGCCGAAGATTTTGGTTTCCATGGTTTCGGGGCCGGCGAAGCGGATATTCGCTTCCATACCGGTCAGCGCATCGGGCGAGTAGCTCGCGCGCTCTTCCAGCATCACGCGGATCTCGTCGTCCCAGTCGAAATTTTCATAAGCGAACGTGACGAGGCCGAGTTCGACCGCCTCATCGCCTTCGATCTTCGCGCCCTGTTTCGCTTTCGCGCGCTCGACGCTCGCAGGCTCGCCGAGGAAGCGCGTCTCTAAGCGAGTCAGGCCGTTGCCCATCGGGTAGAGGCCGAAGTTCGCTTCCGAGAGCATGATCGCGGCGGGCGGCTTGTTGTCGCCTTCGCGCTGGCCGATCAGCATCAGCGCGCGGTCGGACGCGAACACGAGTTCGGCCAGCATCCCGGCGAAGCAGGTGCCGGGTTCGATCAGGGAAACGAAGCTGCGCGACGTTACATCGACGCGCTTCAGCGTGCGCTTGATGTAGTGGCGCACTTCGCGGAGGAACCAGTCGTTCTGGTTCGCGGCGATGAATTTGTCGAAGTCGAGCACGCTTTGCGCGTCGCCCTCGGTCTTGAACAGCAGGAGGCCGATGGCCGGTTCATTGAAGCGCAGATGCAGGATCGCGTCTTCCAGTTCGCGCGAAACCGCGAGCGGCCAGAATTTGTCGCCTTGCGCGAGCGCTTCTGCGGTGGAAGCAGGCGCTTTTTCCTTCGATGCGCGAATGGTGATGGTTGCGAGTTTGCGCTCGCGCTCGATCTCCACCGAGACATGCGGGTAGACGATCCGGTCATAGTCGATCTTGCGGTCTAACGTAGTAAGGGCAACGCCCTTCGCTTCTTTCGGACGGTCGGACTTTGCGGCGAGTTCTTTCGCGCGCTCCTTCACCGCGTCGTTCCACTTCGACTTCGGCACGGTCTCGTCCACCAGCCGCCATTGTACGGCCTTCTGCCCGCGGATGCCTTCTTCGGTTGAGCAGAAGAAGTCCGCATAGTCGCGGCGGACCTTGCGCTTGTCGGTGACGCGCGTGATGCCGCCCGTTCCGGGCAGTACCGCGAGCAGCGGCGTCTCCGGCAGCGACACCGCCGAACGGCGGTCGTCGATCAGCATAATATGGTCGGCGGTAAGCGCGAGTTCGTAGCCGCCGCCCGCCGCGGTGCCGTTCACCGCGCAGAGATAATGCTGCTTCGAGTTCTCGCTGGCGTCCTCGATCGAGAGGCGCGTTTCGTTCGTGAACTTGCAGAAGTTCACCTTGTGGCCGTGCGTCGCCTTGCCGAGCATGCGGATGTTCGCGCCGGAACAGAACACGTTTTCCTTGCCGGACTTGATGACGACCGCGCGCACTTCCGGGTGCTCGAAGCGCAGCCGCTGGATCGCATCGTTCAGTTCGATGTCGACCGAGAGATCGTAGGAGTTGAGCTTCAATTCGTAGTCGCTCGACAACCCGCCTGCCGGGTCGACGTCCATGATGAGGTTGGCGACCTCGCCGTCGAATTCGAGTTTCCAGTGCCGGTAGCGGCTTGGCTCGGTCTGGCAGTCGATCGCCTTCATGGCGTCCAGCTCCCTGTCTGTGGCCTTGCGGAGGCCCTATGCATTATTTTGCATTGTTCTAGGGCAGCCTGCATCGCGATTGCAAGATGCCCATGCAATAAAGTTCATAGGTGTGGATTGGCCTTGAATCCCAAATCCTTAGGCCGCCGCGGGCCGCAGGCCCTCGTGGACCGCGAGCAGCCTGTTGGTGAAATCCGCGATGGCGCGCAGCGTTTCTTCCGGCTGCTCGATCTGCGGGGCGTGCCCGCAGCGCGCCAGCACCAGCCGCTCGACCGGGCAGTAGGCTTCGCGTTCGCAGGCGTCGAGTTGCTTCAGCGTGCCGTAGGCGTCGTCCTCGCCCTGGATCAGCAGGATCGGTACGCGGATGGTTGCGATGTATTCCTCGATGTTCCAGTCGCGGAATTCCGGGTCGAGCCAAGCGTCGTTCCAGCCGCGAAAAGCGTTTTCGGTATTCTCGCCGTGGTATTTCGCGAGCCGCGCTTTCAGGCCGCCGGTCTCGTAGGCGACTTTCGCTGCCGCGATGCTTTTGACCGAAACGTCCTCGACGAAAAAATGCGGCGCCATCAGCACGAGGCCGCGCACGCGAAAGTCCTGCGCGCCGCCGCCATAGATCACGGCGATCGACGCGCCGTCAGAATGGCCAACCAGTACGGCTTTTTTTACTCCCGCCGCGTCGAGCACCTGCGGCAACACTGCGAGCGCTTCGTCGTGCATGTAGGAGAGCGGGCGCGGCAGCGGCGCGGGTGAAGACTTCCCGTAACCGAAGCGCGAATAGGCGAGCACGCCGTAACCGCTCGCCTTTGCGAGCTTCTCCGGAAAGTCGCGCCACATCGCGACGCAGCCCAGCCCCTCATGCAGCAGCACCAGCGTCGGCGCTTTATCCGGCGAAGGGCCGAAAAAGGCGGCTTCGAT is a window encoding:
- a CDS encoding alpha/beta hydrolase, with translation MERMLDIGGRKIEAAFFGPSPDKAPTLVLLHEGLGCVAMWRDFPEKLAKASGYGVLAYSRFGYGKSSPAPLPRPLSYMHDEALAVLPQVLDAAGVKKAVLVGHSDGASIAVIYGGGAQDFRVRGLVLMAPHFFVEDVSVKSIAAAKVAYETGGLKARLAKYHGENTENAFRGWNDAWLDPEFRDWNIEEYIATIRVPILLIQGEDDAYGTLKQLDACEREAYCPVERLVLARCGHAPQIEQPEETLRAIADFTNRLLAVHEGLRPAAA
- the boxC gene encoding 2,3-epoxybenzoyl-CoA dihydrolase, with protein sequence MKAIDCQTEPSRYRHWKLEFDGEVANLIMDVDPAGGLSSDYELKLNSYDLSVDIELNDAIQRLRFEHPEVRAVVIKSGKENVFCSGANIRMLGKATHGHKVNFCKFTNETRLSIEDASENSKQHYLCAVNGTAAGGGYELALTADHIMLIDDRRSAVSLPETPLLAVLPGTGGITRVTDKRKVRRDYADFFCSTEEGIRGQKAVQWRLVDETVPKSKWNDAVKERAKELAAKSDRPKEAKGVALTTLDRKIDYDRIVYPHVSVEIERERKLATITIRASKEKAPASTAEALAQGDKFWPLAVSRELEDAILHLRFNEPAIGLLLFKTEGDAQSVLDFDKFIAANQNDWFLREVRHYIKRTLKRVDVTSRSFVSLIEPGTCFAGMLAELVFASDRALMLIGQREGDNKPPAAIMLSEANFGLYPMGNGLTRLETRFLGEPASVERAKAKQGAKIEGDEAVELGLVTFAYENFDWDDEIRVMLEERASYSPDALTGMEANIRFAGPETMETKIFGRLTAWQNWIFQRPNSVGEQGALKLYGTGIQPTYDRERV